From the genome of Clavibacter nebraskensis NCPPB 2581:
GGGGGTCCCAGGGCTGGGAGCTCGTGCAGGTCGTCACCGGCCCCGAGGGCGGGCTCGTCGCCTACATGAAGCGCCCGGTCGCCGGCGCGGAGCACGGCGCCTGATGGGCGTGATGTCCGACCGGCTGGCCGAGCTCGGCATCGAGCTGCCCGCGGTCGCGGCGCCCGTCGCCGCATACGTCCCCGCGGTCGTGCACGGCGGCCTCGTCTACACGAGCGGCCAGCTGCCCTTCGTCGACGGCGCGCTCGCCGCGACCGGCAAGGTCGGCGCCGAGGTGTCCGCCGAGGACGCGAAGGCGCACGCCCGCACCTGCGCCCTCAACGGGCTCGCGGCGGCGGCGGACGCGGCCGGCGGCGTCGACCGCATCGCGCGCGTCATCAAGGTCACGGGCTTCGTCGCGTCGGCCGAGGGGTTCACCGGGCAGCCGGGCGTGATCAACGGCGCGAGCGAGGTGCTGGGGGAGATCCTCGGCGACGCCGGGATCCACGCGCGTTCCGCCGTGGGCGTCGCGGAGCTGCCGCTCGGGTCTCCCGTCGAGGTCGAGCTCGTGATGGCGCTCGTCGAGTAGCCGCGGCGGGCACGTGAGGAGGGCCGGGCGCGCATCGCACCCGGCCCTCCTCATGCGCGGCTGTCCTCGGCCGTCAGCCCGCGGTCATCCGGTCGCTGATGACCTGCATCACCTGGGTGTCGGCCAGCGTGGTGGTGTCGCCGATCGCCCGGCCCTCCGCCACGTCGCGCAGCAGCCGCCGCATGATCTTCCCCGAGCGCGTCTTCGGCAGCTCCTGCACCACGAACACGCGGCGCGGCTTGGCGATGGCGCCGATCTGGTCGGAGACGTGCTTCCGCAAGACCTCGTTCGGGTCCGCGTCGCCGAGCGCGCTCGCCTCGGCCGTCCGGAGGATCACGAAGGCCACGACGGCCTGGCCCGTCGCCTCGTCGGACGCGCCCACGACCGCCGCCTCGGCCACGTACGGGTGCGCGACGAGCGAGGACTCGATCTCCGCGGTCGAGAGGCGGTGGCCGGAGACGTTCATCACATCGTCGACCCGGCCGAGCAGCCAGATGTCGCCGTCCTCGTCGAGCCGCGCGCCGTCGCCGGCGAAGTAGCGGTCGCCGAAGCGGTCCCAGTAGGTCTCGCGGTAGCGCTCCGGATCGCCCCAGATGCCGCGGAGCATGCCGGGCCACGGCTCGGTGACCACGAGGAGGCCGCTCTCGCCGCGGGCGACGGGCTCGCCGGCGTCGTCGACGACCGCGACGGAGATGCCGGGGATGGGTGACTGGGCGGATCCCGGCTTCGTCGCGGTGACGCCGGGGAGCGCGGAGATCATGATGCCGCCGGTCTCCGTCTGCCACCACGTGTCGACCACGGGCACGTCACCGCCGCCGATGACGTCGCGGTACCAGCGCCACGCCTCCGGGTTGATGGGCTCGCCGACCGAGCCGAGCAGCCGGATGGAGGAGAGGTCGCGCGCGTCCGGGATCTCCCGGCCGGTCTTCATGAAGGAGCGGATGGCCGTGGGAGCCGCGTACAGGATCGTCACGCCGTGCTTCTCCACGATGTCCCACCAGCGGCCGGGCTCCGGGGTGTCGGGCGTGCCCTCGTAGATCACCTGCGTGGCGCCGTTGGCGAGCGGGCCGTAGACGACGTAGCTGTGGCCGGTGATCCAGCCGACGTCCGCGGTGCACCAGTAGACGTCGGTCTCGGGGTGCAGGTCGAAGACGTTCCGGTGCGTGTACGCGGCCTGCGTGAGGTAGCCGCCCGACGTGTGCAGGATGCCCTTCGGCTTCCCGGTCGTGCCGCTCGTGTAGAGGATGAAGAGGGGGTGCTCGGCCTCGAACGCCTCCGCCTCGTGCTCCGGATCCGCGGCGGCCACGCGCTCGTGCCACCACAGGTCGCGGCTGTCGTCCCAGTCGACCTCGTTCTCGCCGCGCCTGACGACGAGGACGTGCTCGACGGATCCGGCCGATCCGACGAGCGCCGCGTCCACGGCGGGCTTCAGCGGGAACACCTTGCCCTTGCGCCAGCCGCCGTCGGCGGTGATCACCACGCGGGCCGCCGCGTCGTCGATGCGCGCGCGCAGGCTCTCGGCGCTGAAGCCGCCGAACACGACGGAGTGCACGGCGCCGATGCGCGCGACGGCGAGCATCGCGATGACGGCCTCCGGGATCATCGGGAGGTAGATCGCGACCCGGTCGCCCGCGACGACGCCCAGGTCCCGCAGGGCGTTCGCAGCGCGCTTGACCTCCGCGGTGAGCTCGGCGTAGGTGAGGTCGCGGGTGTCACCCGGCTCGCCCTCCCAGTGCAGCGCGACGCGGTCGCCGTGGCCCGCGAGCACGTGCCGGTCGAGGCAGTTGTAGGCCACGTTGAGCCGGCCGTCGGGAAACCAGCGGGCGACGGGCGCGTCCGACCAGTCGAGGACCGTCTCGAACGGGGTCTCCCAGGTCACGAGCTCGCGGGCCTGGTCGGCCCAGAAGCCGAGGCGGTCGGCGGCGGCGGCCGCGGCGAGCGACTCGTCGGCCACGCGCATCGCGCGGAACGCGTCCGACGGCGGGTGGACGGCGCTCGGCTCGGGCGTCGCGGCGGACGGGGAGGGGATGGTCGTCCCCGCCTCGTCCGGGTCGTGGTCGGCGGGCCTCGCGGCTCCGGTCTGGGTCGATCGGGGGTTCGTGGACATCGTCATCGTCATCCTCTCCGCGACCCACGTTAGCGGGTGGGCGGCCGGGCGCCGCGGGCGGATCCGCGCTGCCCGGGAGTCCGGTGGGGGAACGGCCAGAACACGCGTGACCCTCCCATGGGGGGAGGCCTGCGGCGTATGATCTTGCCGTCGGGTCAAGCCCGACGTGTGGCGGATCCAGGATTCCCCCGATCCTTCGTCACGTGGCGGCGCCCGTTCCCCCGATGGGCGCCGCCCCTCTCCTCCCCAGCAGGTCGCGGTGACGCCTCCTCCCCGCGTCGTGTCCGCCCGGCCACCACGGCGGACGGCCGCGCCTAGTGTCCGCGCATGATCGAGTGGCAGGCATCCGTCGTCGGTCGGGGCGTCCTCCCGAAGGAGGCGTCACGGCATCGGTCCGCGGGAGGTGCGGGCCCGGGCGCGGACGCGCGTCCACCCGTCGTCGCCCTCGCGGCGTTCGTCCCTCGGGCGCGGGCGCCCGTCGGGGCGCGTCGGGCTGCCGAGTCAGCCGACGACGGGGGATCGGACACCGGCGTCGCCCTGCACCTGCCGGCGGGCGGCCCCGCCGCCGTTCCCGCTCCGCTCCCGTCCCCGCGCCGGGTGCCGCGGGCGCTCGGTCCCCTCGCCCACCTGGCGCAGGATCCCCGGGCGACCGACGTGTTCGTCAACGGCGACGGCGAGGTGTGGGTGGACCGCGGATCCGGTCCCGAGCGCCGACCCGACGTCGACCTCGGTGGTGAGCCGTCCGTGCGGGCGCTCGCCGTGCGGCTGGCCGCGGAGGGCGGGCGGCACCTGGACGAGGCGGCGCCGTGCGTGGACGTGCGGCTGGGCGACGGAATGCGCATCCACGCGGTGCTGCCGCCCGTGTCGACGCGCGGCACGCTGCTCTCCATCCGGCTCCCCTCGCGGGTGCGGCCGACTCTCGACGCGCTCGACGCGGCGGGAGCGTTCCCGCCCGGCTGTCGCGCGCTGCTCGAGGAGGCGGTGCGCCGACGCACGAACCTCCTGATCACGGGGGCCGGCGGCAGCGGCAAGACGACCCTGCTCGGCGCGCTGCTCGCAAGGGCGGATCCGCGGGAGCGCATCGTGCTCGTCGAGGACGTCGCCGAGCTGCGGGTGCGGCACGCGCACGTCGTGTCCCTGGAGGCCAGGCAGGCGAACATAGAGGCGGCCGGGGAGCTGTCCCTGCCCCGCCTGGTGCGGGAGGCGCTGAGGATGCGGCCGGACCGGCTGGTCGTGGGGGAGTGCCGCGGCAGCGAGATCCGGGAGCTGCTCGGCGCGCTCAACACCGGGCACGACGGAGGCGCGGGCACCCTGCACGCCAACGGCGTGGCGGACGTGCCGGCCCGGCTCGAGGCCCTCGGCGCGCTCGCCGGCATGGACGCGGTCACGACGGCACGCCAGGCGGTGAGCGCGATCGGACTCGTCATCCACCTGGCGAGGACGCCGCAGGGCCGCCGGGTGACGGCGGCAGGGCGCCTCGCGACCGGCGACGGCGGACGCCTGCGTGTCATGCCCGTGCGCTGGGATCCCGGCGCGGGTCCGATGGCGCAGCCCGCGGTGGCAGCGTCGGCGTCGGACGCACGCAGGACCGGCTCATGATCGGGCGCTCCCGCGCCGTTCCGCTGCGGCGGCGTCTGCGCGGCGGGAGCGACGAGGCGGTCGTCGAGGAGGCGGAGGAGATCGCCGCGTTCGTCCGACGCCTCGCGGTGCTGCTCGGTGCGGGCTTGCACCTCGAGCGCGCGTGGTCGCAGCTGGCGCCGCCGGACGCGCGGGTCCGCCGGGGGGAGCGCGCGGTGGCCGCCCTGGCCCGACGCGTGGCCGCGGGCGACGGATCGGCTCCCCTCGCCGAACGCATCGTGGCAACGGCCACCGCGGTCGAGGGGGCGGGCGGCTCGACCGCGCGATCGTGGTGCGCGCTCGCCGCCGGGCTCGAGGTCGCGGACCGCACGGGAGCGCCGCTCGCGCGGTCCCTCCACCGGCTCGCCGACTCCCTCGTCGACGTCGCCCGGGTGCGCCGCGATGCCGGGACGGCGCTCGCGGGGCCGGTGGCGACCAGCCGCACGGTGCTCCTCATGCCCGGTGCCGGCCTGCTCCTGGCCGCCGGGCTCGGGTTCGATCCGCTGCGCGTCCTCGTCACCACCGTGCCGGGGCTGGCGTGCCTCGTCGCCGGTTCCTCGCTCGTGGCGATCGGGTGGCGATGGAACCGCGGCCTGGTGCGACGGGCCGTCTCGCGCGAGCCGGCGCCGGGGCTCGTGCTCGACCTGGTGGCGATGGCCATGTCCGGCGGCGCGTCCGTGCCCCGCGCGGTGGCGGTCGTCCGCCGCGCGTGCGAGCGCGCCGGGCTGCGCACCGGCGACGACCTCGATGCCGTCGGGTCGGTGGTGGACGCGGCCGCTCGCACGGGTGCACCCGTCGCCGTGCTCCTCGGGAGCGAGGCGGAGCGGATCCGCAGGGACGCCGCCACCCGGGCCGAGCGGGCGGCGGCGCGTCTGGCGGCGCAGCTCATGCTGCCGCTGGGCGTGTGCATCCTCCCGGCGTTCCTGGCGGTGGGCGTCGTGCCGATGCTCCTGGCTGTCGTGTCCTCAACACTCGGCCGCGGGTGACGGCGTCCACCGTCGCGGATCCCGCCGGGGGCAGAGCCCTGCTGGCGGGGCATGGTGACGTCCCGGCCGATGGTCGGCGGGGACAGGACGGCGGGCAGCGCCCGCCAGAGGGAGAGGACGAGGACATGGGACGAATCGAGGAGCGGGTGCACCCGCTCGACGTGCGTGGCGCGGGGGCCGCGGCGGCTCGGGGATCCGCATCCGGGACGAGCGGGACCGCGGTGGCACCGGAGGGTCGCGCCGTCTGGCCGCTGGCCGCGGCTCCGGTGACGGCGGGTCCGTCACGATCGTCGGGATCCGCGGTGAGCTGCGCGAGGAGCTGCGGCGGGGAGGTGGCGACGGCGCCCCCGAGGCTCGTCCTGTCGCGGTCCGCGCGTGTCGCCAGGGCCGCGCGTCGTGCGCTCCTCTGCCGCGCAGCGGACGACGGGGGCGCGGCAACCGCCGAGTACGCCATCGCGACCATGGCGGCGGTGGCGTTCGCCGGACTGCTCGTGGTCATCCTGCAGAGCGACGAGGTCCGCGGCATGCTCCTCGACCTCGTGCGGCGTGCCCTGACCTACGACCGGTGATCCCGCTCGCCGGGGCGGCCGGGAGCCCGCACCACGATCCGCGGGCCGTCCCCGTCGCGGACCGCGGGGCGGCGGCCGCGGAGCTCGCGGTCGTGCTGCCCGCGGTCGTGCTGGTCCTCGGGTTGTGCCTGGGCGCGGTGCAGACGGTCGGCCAGCAGGTCGTGCTGACCTCCGCAGCGGAGGAGGCGGCACGGAGCATCGGACGCGGGGAGGACGCGGGCACGGCATCGGCGCGCATCGAGGGCGCGGCCGCGGGAGCGTCCATGGCGGTCGATCGGTCGGGTCACGCCGTCTGCGTCCGGCTCACGGCGCCCAGCCGATTCGGGCCCGCGGGCGCTGCCGGGCTCCGCGTCTCGGCGCGGGGGTGTGCATGGCAGGAGGATGCGGGTGCCCCGTGACGGCGACGGCGGCTCGGGCACCGTGGTCGCGGTCGGCGTGCTCGGAGCGGTCACCGCTCTCGCGCTGGCCACGGTCGCCGTCTCCTCGGTGCTCGTGGAGAGGGCGGCCGCCGCGGGGGCCGCGGACTCCGGAGCGCTCGCCGCGGCGGATGTCGCAGCGGGGTTCGCGACCGGCTCCCCCTGCTCGGCGGCCGAGGAGGTCGTGGTCGCCGCCGGGGCGTCGCTCATGGGATGCGAGGTCACGGGCACGACGGCGGTCGTGCAGGTGGAGCGCCACGGCGGTCCGATGGGCATCCCGGTGACGGCGCGTGCACGAGCCGGTCAGCCTCCGTCCGGGGCGTCGGGGTGACCCGCACCAGTGCCGTGTCCCGGGCGTCGTCCCTGTCGTGCCTGAGCCGAGGCGTGCCGGTCCCGAGCGTCTCGCCGCCGGCTCGCGAGAGCGGGGGAGCCGCCATCGGGCGCCCCCGTCCACGTCCGAGCGGGGCGCTCCGGCCCGGCCGCGGCGCCGCCGGGACGCGTCGCGTCCGGGCGGCGCCGCGATTAGGTGGCCGGTCGGTACGCGTGTGTATGGTGTGCCTTGTCGGGGACCCCGCCGCACGTCGCCCCGGATCGGATCCGATCCGAGCGGGCACGAATCCCGGACACCGGGCCGGACACCGGCCCCCATGAACGCATATATAAGGAGTCACGTGCCCGGCACGAAGAAGTTGGTCATCGTCGAGTCGCCGGCCAAGGCCAAGACGATCGCCCAGTACCTGGGCAGCGGCTACGAGGTGCAGGCGTCCGTGGGCCACATCCGCGACCTCATCGAGCCCAAGAACCTGCCGCCCGAGCTCAAGAAGGGCACGCTCGGCAAGTTCTCCGTGGACGTCGAGAACGGCTTCGAGCCGTACTACGTCGTCAGCGACCAGAAGAAGAAGACGGTCGCCGACCTCAAGAGGGCGCTCAAGGACGCCGACGAGCTCTTCCTCGCGACGGATGAGGACCGCGAGGGTGAGGCCATCGCCTGGCACCTCCTGCAGGTGCTCAAGCCGAAGGTGCCGGTCAGGCGGATGGTCTTCCACGAGATCACCAAGGAGGCCATCGAGCGCGCCCGCGACAGCACGCGCGACATCGACACGGCCCTCGTGGACGCGCAAGAGACACGACGCATCCTCGACCGCCTCTACGGCTACGAGGTGTCGCCCGTGCTGTGGCGCAAGGTCGGACCCGGCCTGTCGGCCGGCCGCGTGCAGTCCGCCGCCACCCGGCTGGTCGTCGACCGCGAGCGCGAGCGCCTGGCGTTCGTCACCGCCGCCTACTGGGACCTCACGGCATCGCTCTCGCCGCTCGAACAGGAGCTGCCGTTCGACGCCCGGCTCGTCCGCATCGACGGCGCCCGCATCGCCACGGGCCGCGACTTCGACGACAAGGGCGCGCTCAAGAACGACTCGCGCCCGCTCGACGCGAGCAGCGCCGAGGGCCTCGCCGTGGCCCTCCGCGACCCGTCCGTCCCGCTGAAGGTGCAGAGCGTCGAGTCGAAGCCGTACACGCGTCGCCCCGCCGCGCCGTTCACCACGTCGACGCTCCAGCAGGAGGCGGCGCGCAAGCTGCGCTTCTCCGCCCGGCAGACCATGAGCGTCGCGCAGTCGCTCTACGAGAACGGGTACATCACCTACATGCGCACCGACTCGCCCTCGCTGTCGCAGCAGGCGATCAACGCGGCGCGCAAGCAGGCCGCGGAGCTCTACGGGCCCGAGACCGTGCCGGACAAGCCGCGCCTCTACGCGGGCAAGAGCAAGAACGCGCAGGAGGCCCACGAGGCCGTCCGCCCCGCCGGCGAGACGTTCCGCACGCCGCAGCAGCTCGCCTCCACGCTGCGCGGCAACGACCACAAGCTCTACGACCTCATCTGGAAGCGCACCATCGCGTCGCAGATGGCGGACGCGAAGGGATCCACGGCGTCGGTCGTCATCGCCGCCGGGCCCACGTCCGCGGGCGAGGTGGCCGAGTTCGCCGCATCGGGCACGGTCATCACGTTCCGCGGCTTCCTGGCCGCGTACGAGGAGAGCCGCGACGAGGAGCGCCACGGCGCCGCCGAGCCGCGCGAGGCGAAGCTGCCCGACCTCAAGAAGGGCCAGGACCTGCGCCTCGTCGACGTCGACGCCAAGGGGCACGAGACCAGCCCGCCGCCGCGCTACACGGAGGCGAGCCTCGTCAAGACGCTCGAGGAGCTGGGTATCGGTCGCCCGTCGACCTACGCCGCCATCATCTCGACCATCGTCGACCGCGGCTACGTCACCCCGCGCGGCACGGCTCTCGTCCCGAACTGGATCGCCTTCTCGGTGGTGCGGCTGCTGGAGGAGTTCTTCACGGAGCTGGTGCAGTACGACTTCACGGCCGGGATGGAGGACGACCTCGACCGCATCGCCGAGGGTTCGGCCGAGCGCGTCGACTGGCTGAAGGGCTTCTACTACGGCAACGACGCGCACAAGGGGCTCCGCCCCACGATCGACAACCTCGGCGAGATCGACGCCAAAGAGATCAACTCTCTGCGCATCGCCGACGACATCACGCTCCGCATCGGCAAGTACGGGCCGTACCTCGAGGTGCACGAGGCGGGTGCCGCCGCGGACGCGACGCCCCGCCGCGTCAACCTGCCGGAGGACCTCGCGCCGGACGAGCTGACGGCCGCGAAGGCGCGCGAGCTCATCGACGCCCCCGTCGTCACCGACCGCGTCATCGGCATCAACCCCGCGAACGGCAAGCAGGTCGTGGCGAAGGACGGTCGCTACGGCCCCTACGTCACCGAGCTCGATCCTGAGCCCGAGGCGGCGCCGGCCGCCCCCGCTGGCGGCGTCGACCCGGCCACGGGCGAGGTGCTCGAGAGCGCGACGACGGCGACGACCGCGGCGACCGCGAAGAAGGCGCCCGCCAAGAAGCCCGCCGCGAAGAAGGCGGCGGCCGTCAAGCCGCGCACCGCCTCCATCTTCAAGTCCATGGACCTCGCGACGGTCGACCTCGAGACGGCCCTGCGCCTCCTCGACCTCCCGCGCGTCGTCGGCGAGGACCCGGAGACGGCCACGCCCATCACGGCGCAGAACGGCAAGTACGGCCCGTACCTGAAGAAGGGCACGGACTCGCGGTCGCTCACGAGCGAGGAGCAGATCTTCGAGATCGACCTGCCCGGCGCCCTCGAGGTGTTCGCGCAGCCCAAGTACGGCGCCCGTCGCCCCTCCAGTGCGCTCAAGGAGTTCGACGCGGATCCGGTCAGCGGGAAGGGCATCAAGGTGAAGGACGGCCGCTTCGGTCCGTACGTCACGGACGGCGAGACCAACGCCACGATCCCGAAGAGCGAGTCCGTCGAGGACATCGACTTCGACCGGGCCGTCGAGCTGCTCGCCGACAAGCGCGCCAAGGGGCCGGCGAAGCCGAAGGCCAAGGCGAAGGCCCCGGCGAAGGCGAAGACCACAACGGCGAAGACCACCGCGGCGAAGACGACCACGGCGAGGACGACCGCGACGAAGGCGACCACCGCCAAGGCGACCACCGCGAGGTCGGCAGCCGCCACGAAGGCCGCGGCGACACGGGCCGCCAACAAGGCGGCCGCTGCTGCGG
Proteins encoded in this window:
- a CDS encoding RidA family protein, with translation MGVMSDRLAELGIELPAVAAPVAAYVPAVVHGGLVYTSGQLPFVDGALAATGKVGAEVSAEDAKAHARTCALNGLAAAADAAGGVDRIARVIKVTGFVASAEGFTGQPGVINGASEVLGEILGDAGIHARSAVGVAELPLGSPVEVELVMALVE
- the acs gene encoding acetate--CoA ligase; translation: MTMSTNPRSTQTGAARPADHDPDEAGTTIPSPSAATPEPSAVHPPSDAFRAMRVADESLAAAAAADRLGFWADQARELVTWETPFETVLDWSDAPVARWFPDGRLNVAYNCLDRHVLAGHGDRVALHWEGEPGDTRDLTYAELTAEVKRAANALRDLGVVAGDRVAIYLPMIPEAVIAMLAVARIGAVHSVVFGGFSAESLRARIDDAAARVVITADGGWRKGKVFPLKPAVDAALVGSAGSVEHVLVVRRGENEVDWDDSRDLWWHERVAAADPEHEAEAFEAEHPLFILYTSGTTGKPKGILHTSGGYLTQAAYTHRNVFDLHPETDVYWCTADVGWITGHSYVVYGPLANGATQVIYEGTPDTPEPGRWWDIVEKHGVTILYAAPTAIRSFMKTGREIPDARDLSSIRLLGSVGEPINPEAWRWYRDVIGGGDVPVVDTWWQTETGGIMISALPGVTATKPGSAQSPIPGISVAVVDDAGEPVARGESGLLVVTEPWPGMLRGIWGDPERYRETYWDRFGDRYFAGDGARLDEDGDIWLLGRVDDVMNVSGHRLSTAEIESSLVAHPYVAEAAVVGASDEATGQAVVAFVILRTAEASALGDADPNEVLRKHVSDQIGAIAKPRRVFVVQELPKTRSGKIMRRLLRDVAEGRAIGDTTTLADTQVMQVISDRMTAG
- a CDS encoding TadA family conjugal transfer-associated ATPase, whose amino-acid sequence is MIEWQASVVGRGVLPKEASRHRSAGGAGPGADARPPVVALAAFVPRARAPVGARRAAESADDGGSDTGVALHLPAGGPAAVPAPLPSPRRVPRALGPLAHLAQDPRATDVFVNGDGEVWVDRGSGPERRPDVDLGGEPSVRALAVRLAAEGGRHLDEAAPCVDVRLGDGMRIHAVLPPVSTRGTLLSIRLPSRVRPTLDALDAAGAFPPGCRALLEEAVRRRTNLLITGAGGSGKTTLLGALLARADPRERIVLVEDVAELRVRHAHVVSLEARQANIEAAGELSLPRLVREALRMRPDRLVVGECRGSEIRELLGALNTGHDGGAGTLHANGVADVPARLEALGALAGMDAVTTARQAVSAIGLVIHLARTPQGRRVTAAGRLATGDGGRLRVMPVRWDPGAGPMAQPAVAASASDARRTGS
- a CDS encoding type II secretion system F family protein; the protein is MIGRSRAVPLRRRLRGGSDEAVVEEAEEIAAFVRRLAVLLGAGLHLERAWSQLAPPDARVRRGERAVAALARRVAAGDGSAPLAERIVATATAVEGAGGSTARSWCALAAGLEVADRTGAPLARSLHRLADSLVDVARVRRDAGTALAGPVATSRTVLLMPGAGLLLAAGLGFDPLRVLVTTVPGLACLVAGSSLVAIGWRWNRGLVRRAVSREPAPGLVLDLVAMAMSGGASVPRAVAVVRRACERAGLRTGDDLDAVGSVVDAAARTGAPVAVLLGSEAERIRRDAATRAERAAARLAAQLMLPLGVCILPAFLAVGVVPMLLAVVSSTLGRG
- a CDS encoding DUF4244 domain-containing protein, whose amino-acid sequence is MSRSARVARAARRALLCRAADDGGAATAEYAIATMAAVAFAGLLVVILQSDEVRGMLLDLVRRALTYDR
- a CDS encoding TadE family type IV pilus minor pilin, translated to MIPLAGAAGSPHHDPRAVPVADRGAAAAELAVVLPAVVLVLGLCLGAVQTVGQQVVLTSAAEEAARSIGRGEDAGTASARIEGAAAGASMAVDRSGHAVCVRLTAPSRFGPAGAAGLRVSARGCAWQEDAGAP
- a CDS encoding Rv3654c family TadE-like protein — protein: MRVPRDGDGGSGTVVAVGVLGAVTALALATVAVSSVLVERAAAAGAADSGALAAADVAAGFATGSPCSAAEEVVVAAGASLMGCEVTGTTAVVQVERHGGPMGIPVTARARAGQPPSGASG
- the topA gene encoding type I DNA topoisomerase translates to MPGTKKLVIVESPAKAKTIAQYLGSGYEVQASVGHIRDLIEPKNLPPELKKGTLGKFSVDVENGFEPYYVVSDQKKKTVADLKRALKDADELFLATDEDREGEAIAWHLLQVLKPKVPVRRMVFHEITKEAIERARDSTRDIDTALVDAQETRRILDRLYGYEVSPVLWRKVGPGLSAGRVQSAATRLVVDRERERLAFVTAAYWDLTASLSPLEQELPFDARLVRIDGARIATGRDFDDKGALKNDSRPLDASSAEGLAVALRDPSVPLKVQSVESKPYTRRPAAPFTTSTLQQEAARKLRFSARQTMSVAQSLYENGYITYMRTDSPSLSQQAINAARKQAAELYGPETVPDKPRLYAGKSKNAQEAHEAVRPAGETFRTPQQLASTLRGNDHKLYDLIWKRTIASQMADAKGSTASVVIAAGPTSAGEVAEFAASGTVITFRGFLAAYEESRDEERHGAAEPREAKLPDLKKGQDLRLVDVDAKGHETSPPPRYTEASLVKTLEELGIGRPSTYAAIISTIVDRGYVTPRGTALVPNWIAFSVVRLLEEFFTELVQYDFTAGMEDDLDRIAEGSAERVDWLKGFYYGNDAHKGLRPTIDNLGEIDAKEINSLRIADDITLRIGKYGPYLEVHEAGAAADATPRRVNLPEDLAPDELTAAKARELIDAPVVTDRVIGINPANGKQVVAKDGRYGPYVTELDPEPEAAPAAPAGGVDPATGEVLESATTATTAATAKKAPAKKPAAKKAAAVKPRTASIFKSMDLATVDLETALRLLDLPRVVGEDPETATPITAQNGKYGPYLKKGTDSRSLTSEEQIFEIDLPGALEVFAQPKYGARRPSSALKEFDADPVSGKGIKVKDGRFGPYVTDGETNATIPKSESVEDIDFDRAVELLADKRAKGPAKPKAKAKAPAKAKTTTAKTTAAKTTTARTTATKATTAKATTARSAAATKAAATRAANKAAAAAATAADAT